The DNA region CCGGGAACAGTTTCTCTTCTCCCCTGATGTCTGCCACCCTCGAAGGCTCCTCACCCCACACCTCCTTCCTAAGCTGTGCCCAAGTCCTCCTGTGGATGGCCCCGGTCATCCAGGAGGGCAGCGCTCAATGGCCCTACTCAGGTGCAGGATGGCGGGGCACAGGCCTCTGTCCAGCTGACCCTTCCTCGTTGCTGGCCAGCTCTGCACTCACCTGATCACAGTGGGGAAGGCCTCTGCTGCAAACAGAACACTGAGCGCCGACACAGCCTGGGAGGCCAGGAGCCCCAGGACAGAAAGGGACAGTGTGGTCCAGCCTGGCAGGTCTGGGGACAAAGGGCAAGGTCCTCAGGGGCTCTCCCCCAGGCCTTCTGACCCGATGCCTCAGGGCCCCTCCGTCCCCGATGCCCCCCCTCACTGGGGCATATGGGGGTCCAGTCCCTTACGCCCTCCCGTGCAGACAGCTTGGATTCTAGAGAGTCTTGCCAGAAACACAGCTCAGGGACTGTCCACCTGTAGCCTCTCTGCTCATGCTACTTCCTTTGCAATTTGAGAACTGTCCCCAAAGTCTGAACTATTTCCTTTCTGTGCTAGAtgagatggccctggggagaggaTTCTCCCATGCCAGCCCCAACCAGCCTTGGCTGCTCGAGGCTGGCAGAGCCTACTAGGCCTGACCTCTGAACTTTCACCTACACTGTGTCGGGCACAGGTGGCCAGGCCCAGGCAGGACAGCAGTAGTTGGCTGTCATGAGGGATCTTCTTGGTCCCTTCACTTTTTCAGGCCTTGATTTCCCCTGGTCTACGTGGGGGATGGAGGGAATAGGAAAGTAGGAGCTCGGTGCCTCTCCCCGTGGGCACCACGACCAGGACAGACCTTTGGCCCACACCCAGTGACCCCTATGTGGCCTGCTTGGGCCCCAAGCTCACACTGAGCCCCAGCAAGGAGTAGCAGGGATGCCAGGCCTGCAGCCATGGTGCCCAGCAGCAGGACAGGGCGACGTCCACAGCGATCTGCCGTCAGGAATAGCAGTACGGTGGCTGCAGCCTCCAGGCCAGCTTCCAGGAAATAGGGCAGGTAGAAGGTGCGCTCGCCTGGGGCCAGGCTGCGGAGGAAGCCGGCCCTGATGCCCCCACCGATCAGCCTGGAAGGAAGCAGAGCTGTATCCACCAAACACCCTCCCCCGGGGTGGCTGCAAACCCTGGCCCACCCCGGGCCTGCTCCTCCTCACGAACTGAATCCCAGGATGAGCCCGTTCCTCCAGGTGACACGGGTGTGCAGGAGGCCCAGGATGGAGTGGTACTGGGGCTGCGGGTTGCCTGCGGACAGCGCGGCTAGCTCTAggccagggagaggagggagcaggtGAGAGGGGCAGGGGcctcccaggccctccctccTCTAGCCCCTGCCTCGCCACTCCCTGGCTAGTGCGTTACCTGTAGCCAGGGAGCTCTCCTCTGAGGAGCTGTCATCAGGGTCCAGGCCGCTGGCTTCTGCAAAGTGCCACAGAATCCTGCCTGCTTGGGTCACCTGCCCCGTGGCCAGAAGCCAGCAGGGAGACTCAGGGAACAGAGCTGGGAACCTGCAGGGTTGTCAAGGAGGCCTGTGGCCTGCTCACCTCTTCCATGATGGAGCAGCAAAGCCCGTGCCCTCCCTGGACCGAAAGGGGTTGGGACATGGATGTGGCTTGTGGGGACATGGATGTCACCCTGTGCTGTGGCCAAGTAGCAGGTGTAGAATAGAAGTACAGAGAAGGTATCTACTGGCCCCCAGGGTGGCCCCTGTCCGACCCCTGTAGTACTCACCCCCAAAAGAGCAGCAAGAATCCAGTCACCAGGGCGTTCAGGCCCTGCAGAAGGCGCCAATCCTGCACCAGCATGGCCAGCCCAGGCAGCAGCAGGGTGCCCACCACTGAGAAGAGGCCAGCTCCCATGGAGAAGGCCAGGCGGTGCGGAGGGTCACACAGCTCCAGGCCTAGGCAGACAAAGATGGCTGAGGCCAAAGCTTCTTGGAGTACTGCTGTCTGGAGCTGGATTTGGGGGCCGCCTGTCACCAGCCCGAGTTGGGGGCCCTGGAACAAACACCAGTGGCCACTGCCTTCCTGGGGAGGGTCCTCAGTGAGTGCCAGAGTGGTTCCCGTGCTGGCCACTACCCCTTCCCAGGCAGCCCCTCACACTACTCACGAGCTACATAAAGGGCAAGGAAGGCCCCTGCCAAGGTGCCCCCGTGGAGAAACCTCAGGGCCAGGAGGGTCTGGAAACTGGCAGCCAGGGCTTCACCGGCCCCTAGGACTGTGGCCAGCACCAGGGAGACCACAAAAACAGCCCGGCGGCCAAACCTGGTGGGCAGGGGGACACATGCTGGTGTGGGTCAGGGTGCACCTTAAAGGCTGGGAGCTAAGGGCAGAGGAAGGGCAGGGTCTCACCTGTCACACCCTGCACCCAGAAGGACACAGCCTAGCAGCCCGCCCAGGAAGTGGCACGTCTGCTCCAGCGGCACCTTCCAGCTATCTTCACACACCAGGTCCCACTGTGGGGAACACCAGCCATGGTGGACCAGCCCAGGACTCTCCCTTGCTGGGGTACAAGATGCAGGGAGCCCCAGAACCCTGTCTGGGGACACGAGAGGGCAAGGAACTTGGAAATGAAACAGCAGCTTTTTTGACTCTGGTGGTCTTTGCCTAGAATTGGAACAACCTCTGATTTGAGCCCTCGATGGCAATGCCTTGGGGTCCCCAAGATTCTACATGCAGCCTCAAGTCTGCTGTGGGGGGATCTTCCTGCCCTAAGGTTCTGCTTTTCTCAGAAGCGCCGTCCACCCTCCCCCACGACTGGCCCTGCCAGCCCTTCAGGGTCCCAGGCCCGGGCTTCAGCTCTGAAACGGGCTCCATGTACGTCCTGCCCACCCTTCTGCCCTCGCCCTGCCCAGCTCTCAAGAGCAACTCGGTCGGGTGGAGAGTGCTCAAGGCTTTTCCTTGCCGGCAGCCAAGGGCCCTTGACCCGCTGGGCAGGCCGCCTCCCCTTTCCTCATTCCTGCCTCTTCTCCCCAGGCTGAAACAGTCCTGCGGGTCCTGCTAGGccgtttttattttaaaacccgACCCTTCTGAAGGTGAGGGGCATGGCTCCATCAGGAGCCAGCAGGAGGGACGCTGGGAGGCGGGGAGCAGAACCCCACCAGTTTCAGGGACCCAGGCAGGCCCTCAGAGATGTGGCCACTGTTCCCTCCCACTGACGCCACTGCTCCGGGTGAAGAGGGCTGCCGAGGGGGAGGCAGGCTAGTGGGAAGGGTGCAGAACCCTGAGCCCACGCGCAGATTTCCCTCTGAAATGAAACTGACAGCCATTCCCTCCATTCAAAACCGCCTGTTCTGGAAACGCAGTCCCAGCACCTACCTGGCCCAAAGCCATTAGTTGCTCAAAACGAACCTGGAACTTTGAATTCCAGGCCCTGCTTACCACCCACGCCCACCTGCTTCACCTCCAGCCTAAATTCTCCTGCCTGCAGCCCACCCATAGTGGTGGCCAAGAGTCCTGGTGTACCTGCTGCACCCGCATGGCGGGAGGGGGCGGGAGGGGGCTGGAGGGCCCCCAGTGAGAACCCCGGCAAAGGCACAGGGAGGGACCCCCAAACCACCCACGTCCCTGCCTCGCTCGTTCCTGGGCAGACCCCTCGGGCGGGCGCACCTGGGTAACCGGGCTGTGCATCAGGCCAGCGGCGGGGAGCGTATAGAGCCAGCCGCGCGTGCAGGACCGCGTGCCGTTTGGCGCGAGCGCGGAGCTCGGGCGGGCGCCGGCCACCGGGTAGCGCAGGAGCAGGCACGGGCTCAGGGCGCGCGCGGGACCCAGGCGCGGCACGCTGGCTTCGAGCAGCGCCGGCCCGCGCAGGGCACGCAGTGAGGGCGGTAGTAGCGCGGGGTCTGGACGGCAGTGGTGCGCTGGCCGCGCGGTGAGCAGCGGCTCCGAGCTCAGCGCCAGCCCCAGTGCCACGCAGGGCAGCCACGAGGCGGCGGCCAGCAGGCGCCGAGTCCGGCCGAAGCCTCCTGCCGCGCACAGCACCCGCGCCTCGCGATCCATGCGTCCTTGGCCGCCGCGCTCTGGCTCCAAGCCGGGGACTGGACCCAGAGAGTCGGAAGCCTGGGAGGCGCAGGGCCTCCGGGGAGGAGCGCGCGGGGCGGGGTCGCGATGGGCGGAGGCAGGGGCGGGGCCTCCGGGGAGGAGCCCGCGGGGCGGGGCTGCGGTGGGCGGAGACCCGGGGCGGGACCTGGAGCCACTCGCGGGCGGAGCCAgctccagggtcctgctgggggCGTGGCCGGCGGGCGCTCCGGTGTGAGCCAGCGCACAGGTGCGCTGGGCCGGTGGGCGTTCGGACGCCGGCTCCCGCTGAGGTTCCGGGGACCTGCCTGGCGACCAGTGAGCCCGAAAGACCTGGAAGCCGAGGGCGATGTGTGCCGGTAGGCTGTGCGCCGTCCACTACGTCTTGGCAGAGTCACTCGTACCTGGGGTAGCGCTGGGCGCCGTGGATGCTGCCGCTCCAGGAACCAGGTAgggcttctttttgtttttttgatctgtaggtggacacaatacctttactttatttttgtgtgctgctggggatcgaacccagggcctcgcatgtgctagagagtgctccaccgctgagccccagccccacggCCCCCCCCCCACCCGCTTCTTTATTCTTAGCTCTGGTTTTTCTCAGCAGTGTTTTCTCAACAGTAGATCACAAACTAGTAAaatctgttgaatttttttcaagtttgttttcttttgctttgtgaaCGGGCTCTgtgttttcataaaaattcacaattggctttttttttttggtacaggagattgaactcaggggcactcactctaccactgagcccccacagccctattttgtattttattagagacagggtctcaccgagttgcttagtgccttgctgttgctgaggctggctttgaactgctgAACTCCTTCTcagggccaccacacctggcttcataATTGGCATTTTAGCATTTAAAAGAAGGACATTAGTTCCCCCCCcccttgtggtgctggggtttgaaccagggtcctgtgcatgggaggcaagaactctaccaactgagctatatcccagctctGATAGtagctttttaaaagtctgtgggaggaagggctgaggttgtggctcagaggcagagttcttgcctagcatatgtgaggtgtactgggttggatcctcagcaccacataaataaataaatatattttttaaaaaaagtctgttGGGGTGGAATTCACATAACAAAGTAAGCACCTTAAAGTGTACAGTTCTGGGATGGGTATGGGGTCCAGTTGGTTTGGTCCTCAGCATAGCAACAACAAAGTAAATCTAAACAACGAAGCAGGCAGTcagtgtcatttatttatttatttattttaaagagagagagagagagagagagagagagagagagagagagagatttttttaaatatttattttttagttcttggtggacacacatctttgtttgtatgtggtgcagaggattgaacccgggccgcacacatgccaggcgagagcgccaccacttgagccacgtccccagcccccaatcAGTGTCATTTAGTCTTACAGTGTTATCCTGGGCTGTTAGACTCCCCCTCCGCCAGCCCCTGACAAGCGCCAGCTGCTCTGGATATTCCAGTAAATGCAGTCACAGGTCCCGTGGTCTTGTAGGTCTGGCTCCCCCCTCCCCCGGGGCGAGTCAGCACCGCAGTGTTTATGACTGGACATGCTCCACCTTTCCTTATCCGCCCCTGGCTGGTGGACTTGTGGGTTCTTTCCCTTCTGCGTGGCACCAGGTGGCCTGCTCAGCTCTGGTGGGCACACCCCTGGAGTAGGACTGCGGGGCATGTGGTGATTCTGTTCCAGCCTCTGTGGagccttttccttctgttttgttgttttagagCAGTCTTTAGTTTTTAAACTGATGGTGAAGTACACATAGCATAAAACTTACCATTTTAGCTACTGGTTTTTTTggtatggtactggggattgaccccaggggcttTCTATCTACCACTaaagctacatctgcagccctttggattttttgagacagggcagAAATTGCCGTGTGAGGGAAACCCTCACCACCCCTCCCCGCTGCTGGTGATCCCCGCTCCCCTTCTGCGGTGCGCTTGCCTGTTCTGGGTGCTTTTCCAAGTGGACTCCTAAGTGTTGGGTCCGAGGCTCCCGCGGGTATGGTGCTGTTGGTCAGCAGCTCATCCTGTTTTGTGAACACCGTGTACTTGGAGCACCTGTTTGCTCGAGTGGAATtgcaggagtggaattgctgggtcttCAGGGAGTGTGGTCAGCTGTTGGAAGGACCCTGGTTT from Urocitellus parryii isolate mUroPar1 chromosome 15, mUroPar1.hap1, whole genome shotgun sequence includes:
- the Slc22a31 gene encoding putative solute carrier family 22 member 31, with protein sequence MDREARVLCAAGGFGRTRRLLAAASWLPCVALGLALSSEPLLTARPAHHCRPDPALLPPSLRALRGPALLEASVPRLGPARALSPCLLLRYPVAGARPSSALAPNGTRSCTRGWLYTLPAAGLMHSPVTQWDLVCEDSWKVPLEQTCHFLGGLLGCVLLGAGCDRFGRRAVFVVSLVLATVLGAGEALAASFQTLLALRFLHGGTLAGAFLALYVARLELCDPPHRLAFSMGAGLFSVVGTLLLPGLAMLVQDWRLLQGLNALVTGFLLLFWGFPALFPESPCWLLATGQVTQAGRILWHFAEASGLDPDDSSSEESSLATELAALSAGNPQPQYHSILGLLHTRVTWRNGLILGFSSLIGGGIRAGFLRSLAPGERTFYLPYFLEAGLEAAATVLLFLTADRCGRRPVLLLGTMAAGLASLLLLAGAQYLPGWTTLSLSVLGLLASQAVSALSVLFAAEAFPTVIRGAGLGLVLGAGFLGRAAAPLTDIRGRHGFFLQDVVFTSLAILVLLCVLLLPETYGRELPQSLEDADHLHRSPLLRGCPPQDHLPLLLPSPSG